From a single Leptospira levettii genomic region:
- a CDS encoding glycosyltransferase family 9 protein, with amino-acid sequence MTNLLVLRFSAMGDVALMTPALIAIAAKYSNIQLTVVTRGNFAPFFYNIPNLNVLGINLKKYKGILGLWRMYRDIDKLGPFGYVIDLHGSLRSRLIAFFFRLKGVPYSKIIKGRREKLAQTRRYNKKLNQLPHTVERYLNVFRKSGFDAPIRKGPWLNVDGESKMYAKDYFKSIGIDKKDGLWFGFAPFAGHALKEWSFEKCKRLVEVLVSEFPDCHVFLFGGRDEAKELEILKNNLTQVHIVQGGHLGIRGELGIMDRLDVMIGMDSSNVHIAALLKKPVIGIYGTTHPVSGFGPFAQEDSGVLQVDLPCRPCSIYGNTKCWRGDHACMELIDPLDVVRRIRLIQNVNTLW; translated from the coding sequence ATGACAAACCTTCTTGTACTTCGGTTTTCAGCGATGGGAGATGTTGCCTTGATGACTCCAGCTCTCATAGCAATCGCAGCAAAATATTCCAACATTCAATTAACGGTTGTTACAAGAGGAAACTTCGCACCATTTTTTTATAATATCCCCAACTTAAATGTTTTAGGTATCAATCTAAAAAAATACAAAGGGATCCTTGGTCTTTGGAGGATGTATAGAGACATTGATAAACTTGGGCCGTTTGGTTATGTGATCGACCTTCATGGTTCGTTACGTTCAAGACTCATTGCCTTTTTTTTCCGACTAAAAGGTGTTCCTTATTCTAAGATCATCAAAGGTCGTAGGGAAAAATTAGCACAAACCAGACGTTATAATAAAAAATTAAACCAACTCCCCCATACTGTAGAACGTTACTTAAATGTATTTCGTAAATCTGGATTTGATGCACCGATTCGAAAAGGTCCATGGTTAAATGTGGATGGTGAATCCAAAATGTATGCCAAAGATTATTTTAAATCTATAGGCATTGATAAAAAAGATGGTTTATGGTTTGGATTTGCGCCATTTGCTGGGCATGCATTAAAGGAATGGAGTTTTGAAAAATGCAAACGCCTTGTGGAAGTTTTAGTTTCTGAATTTCCTGATTGTCATGTATTTTTATTTGGTGGACGTGATGAAGCTAAAGAATTGGAAATCTTAAAAAACAACCTAACGCAAGTTCATATAGTGCAAGGTGGCCATTTAGGGATTCGCGGGGAACTTGGGATTATGGACCGTTTGGATGTAATGATTGGAATGGATAGTTCTAACGTTCACATTGCAGCTTTATTAAAAAAACCAGTCATTGGGATTTATGGAACCACTCATCCAGTTTCCGGATTTGGACCATTTGCACAAGAAGATTCAGGAGTTTTGCAAGTTGACTTACCATGTAGACCATGTTCCATTTATGGGAATACAAAATGTTGGCGGGGTGATCACGCATGTATGGAACTCATCGATCCATTAGACGTTGTAAGAAGGATTCGCCTCATCCAAAATGTAAACACTCTCTGGTAA
- a CDS encoding glycosyltransferase, with protein MRVLYFSDTFLPKTDGVAVSIKNFSELLALRGHQFCICAPKYGDGDFDRMTDNIQVIRFRSGYLPSYPDIKVVLPSPGKIKRIIEDFKPDLIHIHTPGLLGLYAVNAAERFGVPTIGTYHTLMAEQEMYVSFYRLFKLDKLFFKANKFKKKLNIEELDKIVKFDNFNIRKKIILKICNDIYNRCDVVISPSHLIKEQLIEYGITRPITVVSNGMDLKRFQGKPKEYLSGDAPKFLHVGRISYEKNCDIVINAFKLIHEQIPKATLTIIGEGPAIPSLQRQAEHLGIDQSVEFKGFIPNAVLHEVYPQYDVFLTASTMETQGLVVLEAIACGLPAVGVDAFALPELIRHGENGFIAKSFDAKGIAQGALEIIRNPSLYSKFSKQSIHIASGHEMEKCVDAMEEVYGKVIEAMKGKVKKTTIFDLFFDFMQ; from the coding sequence TTGCGAGTTTTATATTTTTCCGATACTTTTTTGCCAAAAACCGATGGGGTTGCTGTTTCCATTAAGAATTTTTCAGAGCTTTTGGCTCTCCGAGGCCACCAATTTTGCATTTGTGCCCCCAAGTACGGGGATGGGGACTTTGATCGGATGACTGACAATATCCAGGTGATTCGGTTTCGTTCGGGCTATTTGCCAAGTTACCCTGATATTAAGGTGGTTTTGCCTTCCCCTGGAAAAATCAAAAGGATCATTGAAGATTTTAAACCTGATCTCATCCACATCCATACACCGGGCCTTCTCGGTCTTTATGCTGTCAATGCTGCGGAACGATTTGGGGTTCCTACGATTGGAACGTATCACACACTGATGGCAGAACAGGAGATGTATGTTTCCTTTTACCGTCTCTTTAAACTCGACAAATTATTTTTTAAAGCAAACAAATTCAAAAAAAAGTTAAATATTGAAGAATTGGACAAAATTGTAAAATTTGATAACTTTAACATTCGCAAAAAAATCATTCTCAAGATTTGTAATGATATCTATAATCGATGTGATGTGGTCATTTCCCCTAGTCATTTGATCAAAGAACAGTTGATTGAATATGGGATCACTCGTCCGATCACTGTGGTCTCCAATGGTATGGATCTAAAACGATTCCAAGGAAAACCAAAGGAGTATTTGAGTGGTGATGCACCTAAGTTTTTGCATGTCGGTAGGATTTCGTATGAGAAAAATTGTGATATCGTCATTAACGCATTCAAACTCATTCATGAACAAATTCCAAAGGCAACATTGACCATTATTGGTGAGGGACCAGCAATCCCTTCCTTACAACGCCAAGCAGAACATCTTGGTATAGATCAGTCTGTGGAATTCAAAGGATTTATACCGAATGCAGTTTTACATGAAGTATACCCTCAATATGATGTGTTCTTAACTGCTTCGACTATGGAAACGCAAGGATTAGTTGTATTGGAAGCAATTGCTTGTGGTCTACCTGCAGTTGGTGTGGATGCATTTGCTCTACCAGAGCTCATCCGTCATGGTGAAAATGGTTTCATCGCAAAATCATTTGATGCAAAAGGAATTGCGCAAGGTGCACTTGAGATCATTCGCAATCCAAGTTTGTATTCTAAGTTTTCCAAACAATCCATTCACATCGCTTCTGGGCACGAAATGGAAAAATGTGTGGATGCAATGGAAGAAGTGTATGGAAAAGTCATTGAAGCAATGAAAGGAAAAGTGAAAAAGACAACAATCTTTGATTTGTTTTTTGATTTTATGCAATGA
- a CDS encoding O-antigen ligase family protein, with amino-acid sequence MIYRLYRSFLALSIISCALSVSLSQLYLLLSFVFFLFLDEKPKLTSQIVKIIFIFYLWQIVTVLYHFVSDGLDLTSIKHAFRDEMKDIFLVTAFLSVQGIKKEDRTYLYKAFFIFSILIVVSGFISIFSMTRLSRLISDLYKTSSSWPYQHHYGNIGKLNIYLPIGLMNTHLTFGGLLAFIFPGFVFRLYDSWYNKSSKTKITIDAVLLLLVSIVFLFNNARSSLFGAFVSVLFGIYILIFIDKDISKKVIKRTSFAMLSFLILLLIGYLSTNAVKRVVDPLFGGEKHTDSGRTFIWDSTFPLIEANPIFGIGSGNYQKEIEVSRKTKEKENRELAFFYEVTQRGHAHNDYFHLTAVFGFPQVVFYLVLLGSILYTLLSQNIPKQIRFMTYGLVGFFFSGLLQCYFQDDEVLIVFYFLLGYLNLYAEENLKLLQSIGNKKSRINT; translated from the coding sequence ATGATTTACCGACTCTATCGTTCGTTTCTTGCCTTGTCCATCATTTCCTGTGCCCTTTCTGTTTCTCTTAGCCAACTTTACTTATTGTTATCTTTCGTATTTTTCCTTTTCCTCGACGAAAAACCCAAACTCACAAGCCAAATTGTCAAAATTATTTTTATTTTTTACCTCTGGCAAATTGTAACTGTTTTGTATCATTTTGTTAGTGATGGTCTTGACCTCACATCCATCAAACATGCGTTCCGTGACGAAATGAAAGATATATTTTTAGTAACTGCTTTTCTTTCAGTGCAGGGAATCAAGAAAGAAGATAGGACTTATTTATACAAAGCGTTTTTTATCTTTTCGATTCTAATTGTAGTCTCTGGATTTATTTCTATCTTTTCGATGACTCGTTTGTCTAGACTTATCTCTGATTTGTACAAAACATCTAGTTCATGGCCCTACCAACACCATTATGGGAACATTGGAAAATTAAATATTTACCTTCCCATTGGACTCATGAATACCCATTTGACTTTTGGCGGATTACTTGCCTTTATTTTCCCAGGATTTGTATTTCGTTTATATGATTCTTGGTATAATAAATCATCAAAAACAAAAATCACAATCGATGCAGTATTACTACTTCTCGTTTCCATCGTCTTTTTATTTAATAATGCCAGGTCGTCTTTGTTTGGTGCTTTCGTAAGTGTTCTGTTTGGAATTTATATCCTAATTTTTATCGACAAAGACATTTCCAAAAAAGTAATCAAACGAACTAGTTTTGCCATGTTGTCTTTTTTAATTCTACTTTTGATAGGATACTTAAGTACAAATGCTGTCAAACGAGTCGTAGATCCATTGTTTGGTGGAGAAAAACATACAGATTCTGGTAGAACATTTATTTGGGATTCTACATTTCCGCTAATTGAGGCAAATCCTATTTTTGGAATTGGGTCAGGGAACTACCAAAAAGAAATCGAAGTTTCTAGAAAAACAAAAGAAAAAGAGAACCGAGAACTCGCTTTTTTTTATGAAGTGACACAAAGAGGACATGCACATAACGATTACTTTCATTTAACAGCTGTATTTGGATTCCCACAAGTTGTCTTTTATTTAGTTTTATTAGGTAGTATATTATATACTCTTTTAAGCCAAAACATACCAAAACAAATCCGATTTATGACCTACGGACTAGTCGGATTTTTCTTTTCTGGTTTATTACAATGTTACTTCCAAGACGATGAAGTTCTGATTGTATTTTATTTTTTACTTGGTTATCTCAACTTATACGCAGAAGAAAATTTGAAATTATTACAATCGATAGGAAATAAAAAAAGTAGGATCAATACATGA
- a CDS encoding cellulase family glycosylhydrolase codes for MTLKKLSPKGEWFIDEFGRKVILRGVNLGGDTKVPFPNGGTQYPTDFSDHKEVSFIGRPFPLEDANIHFTRLKLWGFNALRLLTTWEAVEHKGPNQYDEAYLDYFTEIVRLAGEYGFYVFIDFHQDVWSRMTGGDGAPGWIFEKLGIDYKKLSEADAAVVMQRAYDYSNPGIRQENNYPTMCWSQNYRYAGNGILWTLFFGGRDFAPNFLIDGKNVQDYLQDHYLGCMIQIAERVKQFDFVLGFDSLNEPGKGFIGRAMNDRGLINKEEDPSKPGLAWSPIDALFSSHGHSIDLPYLTLKVWKGGFVPTKTVTVNQNQVSIWLPESPGDPFQLEGAYTITKDGTPFIEKNDFFQKVNGREIDFDADYLIPFMRTVGKTIQAIRSDWMVFIEREASDAFTSPHLNGEVPQLAVNAAHWYDILTLLFKTFLYPIAIDTLTKRPVFGKSGIEAMYVRQLTRIKNTANSVPGKIPSLVGEFGIPFDLQGGKAYKEWKKGNHSPKIWKRHVMALDAMYNAMDKLFLSNTLWNYTASNQNDLMVGDGWNQEDLSIFSLDQIIPGSDPDVYGGGGRAIEGFCRPYAACIQGAPTKMAYNLESREFILEWDSDGTIKNPTVIKIPRFVYPNGVHLVLSNAEKISETNGELTVKGNGGKSSVIVRPL; via the coding sequence ATGACATTAAAAAAATTATCTCCCAAAGGTGAATGGTTTATTGATGAATTCGGAAGAAAAGTAATCCTTCGTGGCGTAAATTTAGGTGGCGATACAAAAGTTCCCTTTCCAAATGGAGGTACCCAATATCCAACCGATTTTTCAGATCATAAGGAAGTGAGTTTTATTGGTCGACCTTTTCCTTTAGAAGATGCAAATATCCACTTTACTAGATTAAAATTATGGGGATTTAATGCCTTACGCCTGTTAACCACATGGGAAGCAGTCGAACACAAAGGCCCAAACCAATATGATGAGGCTTACTTAGATTATTTTACAGAAATTGTTCGTTTAGCAGGCGAATACGGATTTTATGTTTTCATCGATTTTCACCAAGATGTTTGGTCAAGGATGACAGGTGGAGATGGTGCTCCTGGTTGGATCTTTGAAAAGTTAGGAATCGATTATAAAAAACTATCGGAAGCGGATGCGGCTGTCGTAATGCAACGTGCATATGATTATTCCAATCCAGGCATTCGACAGGAAAATAATTATCCAACAATGTGTTGGTCGCAAAATTACCGTTATGCTGGGAATGGCATTTTGTGGACTTTGTTTTTTGGAGGAAGGGACTTTGCTCCAAATTTCCTCATTGATGGGAAAAATGTCCAAGATTACTTACAAGACCACTACCTTGGGTGTATGATTCAAATTGCAGAACGTGTCAAACAATTTGATTTTGTGTTGGGTTTCGATTCCTTAAATGAACCTGGTAAGGGATTTATCGGTCGTGCTATGAATGATCGTGGGCTTATCAATAAAGAAGAAGACCCATCCAAACCAGGGCTTGCTTGGTCTCCAATTGATGCACTCTTCTCTTCTCATGGGCATTCCATTGACTTACCTTACCTTACTCTTAAAGTTTGGAAAGGTGGTTTTGTTCCTACAAAAACAGTGACAGTGAACCAAAACCAAGTTTCGATTTGGTTACCAGAATCACCAGGAGATCCTTTTCAATTAGAAGGAGCTTATACGATCACTAAAGATGGAACTCCATTCATCGAAAAAAATGATTTTTTCCAAAAAGTGAATGGAAGAGAAATTGATTTTGATGCCGACTATTTGATTCCATTTATGCGAACCGTTGGGAAAACGATCCAAGCCATTCGGAGTGATTGGATGGTCTTCATTGAACGGGAAGCTTCAGATGCATTTACGTCTCCCCACTTAAATGGAGAAGTTCCTCAACTTGCAGTGAACGCTGCCCATTGGTATGATATCCTCACACTTTTATTCAAAACATTTTTATACCCGATAGCAATCGATACACTTACCAAACGACCTGTTTTTGGGAAGTCAGGAATTGAGGCCATGTATGTACGCCAACTAACAAGAATTAAAAACACTGCAAATTCAGTTCCAGGCAAAATTCCAAGCCTTGTAGGAGAATTTGGTATCCCCTTTGATTTGCAAGGAGGGAAAGCCTATAAGGAATGGAAAAAAGGAAATCATTCTCCTAAAATTTGGAAACGCCATGTCATGGCACTGGATGCAATGTACAATGCCATGGACAAACTCTTTTTATCAAACACACTTTGGAACTATACTGCTTCCAATCAAAATGATTTGATGGTAGGTGATGGTTGGAACCAAGAAGATCTAAGTATCTTCTCTCTGGATCAGATCATCCCCGGCTCAGACCCAGATGTTTATGGTGGTGGAGGAAGGGCTATTGAAGGATTTTGTCGACCTTATGCAGCGTGTATCCAAGGGGCTCCAACCAAAATGGCATACAATTTAGAATCTAGAGAATTCATTTTGGAATGGGATTCAGATGGTACCATCAAAAATCCTACTGTAATCAAAATACCTAGATTCGTTTACCCAAATGGCGTACACCTTGTACTTTCCAATGCTGAAAAAATTTCCGAAACAAACGGAGAATTGACAGTCAAAGGAAATGGAGGGAAATCCTCGGTTATTGTTAGGCCATTATGA
- a CDS encoding adenylate/guanylate cyclase domain-containing protein, whose product MIDLNTILQKYPWEDSWKSKGKPIDNLWEFDLSVTREEIWPYLIDTSSFNKRIGLPKFQYVEKDGKLIGKTKQAGFNLEWEEVPWEWEYLKELGNARIYSRGFAHYIRTKIIVEPLGESRSKVYVYLGAIPRNFFTRKILNIALPRLKESFQNGFQQLETEIKRGKPKFNLNSSKEKTFIPDAQWIHPEKLQKQIPNLIQKGISKDTITKVFEWIKLSSDNDLDRIRIKQVSRNLDLDPDEVLYLFLQGCRLGIFTLSWDIVCPHCRGVRTSLTKLGDMPAKDQCDVCEIDFDTTGVNSIEVTFHIHPSVRIVEKQIYCAAEPATKQHILLTKKIGARKSFSSNLLIGSGVYRLRKKGEKKYRLVDSKQSYHQTDILWLPETNEEEIKVSPKPNLVFENEAEHDVTIVLEERSEDQFSLRPTEIFDYQEFRDLFSEEAIATNLQLDIGIKTILFTDIVGSTKFYETEGDHGAFLQVREHFIKTNQIIQNFRGVVVKTIGDAVMASFSSPLQALKAAKEMQEWFHPENKHTPVRIRISIHTGNCLAVNLNSNIDYFGNTVNYTAKLQSVANSGEISFSETIFRDKDIRDYLRQVEIKLRKVEFPLPWANRTDFVYVWKV is encoded by the coding sequence ATGATCGATTTAAACACCATCCTTCAAAAATACCCATGGGAAGACTCGTGGAAATCAAAAGGGAAACCAATTGATAACCTCTGGGAGTTTGATTTGTCAGTGACACGAGAAGAAATTTGGCCATATCTCATTGATACCTCTTCTTTCAACAAACGGATTGGCCTCCCAAAATTCCAATATGTAGAAAAGGATGGCAAACTCATTGGTAAAACGAAACAAGCAGGTTTCAATCTAGAATGGGAAGAAGTTCCATGGGAATGGGAATACTTAAAAGAGCTAGGAAATGCTAGAATTTATTCACGAGGATTTGCACATTACATCCGAACTAAAATCATCGTAGAACCGTTAGGTGAATCTCGCTCAAAAGTTTACGTTTATTTAGGTGCGATACCGAGAAATTTTTTCACTCGAAAGATCTTAAACATCGCACTTCCAAGACTTAAGGAATCCTTCCAAAATGGTTTCCAACAATTAGAAACTGAAATCAAACGTGGAAAACCAAAATTCAATCTGAATTCATCTAAGGAAAAAACATTCATTCCTGATGCCCAATGGATTCACCCTGAAAAATTACAAAAACAAATTCCTAACTTAATCCAAAAAGGAATTTCGAAGGATACAATCACAAAGGTTTTTGAATGGATCAAATTATCATCTGACAATGATTTAGATCGAATTCGTATCAAACAAGTGAGTCGTAACCTGGACCTCGATCCAGATGAAGTCCTTTATTTATTTTTGCAAGGATGCCGACTTGGAATTTTTACGTTAAGTTGGGATATTGTATGTCCACATTGCAGAGGTGTAAGAACTTCTCTCACTAAATTGGGTGATATGCCTGCAAAAGATCAATGTGACGTTTGTGAAATTGATTTTGACACAACTGGAGTCAACTCAATAGAGGTTACCTTCCACATCCATCCAAGTGTTCGTATTGTAGAAAAACAAATTTATTGTGCAGCAGAACCCGCAACCAAACAACATATTTTGCTGACGAAAAAAATTGGAGCGAGGAAATCCTTTTCATCCAATTTACTCATTGGTTCCGGTGTATATCGATTACGGAAAAAAGGAGAAAAAAAATACCGACTAGTCGATTCCAAACAATCATACCACCAAACAGACATTCTGTGGTTACCAGAAACAAACGAAGAGGAAATTAAAGTAAGCCCGAAACCAAACTTAGTGTTTGAAAATGAAGCAGAACATGATGTTACCATCGTCTTAGAAGAAAGAAGTGAAGACCAATTTAGCTTGAGACCAACCGAAATTTTTGATTACCAAGAATTTCGTGACTTATTTTCAGAAGAAGCTATTGCCACCAATCTACAACTAGATATCGGAATCAAAACCATTCTGTTTACCGATATCGTTGGTTCGACTAAGTTCTATGAAACCGAAGGCGATCATGGTGCATTTCTACAGGTTCGAGAACATTTTATCAAAACAAACCAGATCATTCAAAATTTCAGAGGTGTAGTTGTAAAAACGATTGGTGATGCCGTGATGGCAAGTTTTTCATCACCTCTCCAAGCGTTAAAAGCAGCGAAGGAGATGCAAGAATGGTTCCATCCAGAAAACAAACACACGCCTGTGCGCATTCGTATTTCCATCCATACTGGAAATTGTTTGGCAGTAAATTTAAATAGCAATATAGATTACTTCGGCAATACAGTAAATTACACCGCAAAACTGCAGTCAGTTGCAAATTCTGGAGAAATATCCTTCAGCGAAACAATTTTTAGGGACAAAGACATCAGGGACTACCTCCGCCAAGTTGAAATCAAATTGAGGAAAGTTGAGTTCCCCCTTCCCTGGGCCAATCGCACAGACTTTGTCTATGTCTGGAAAGTGTGA